One part of the Sporocytophaga myxococcoides DSM 11118 genome encodes these proteins:
- a CDS encoding cyclase family protein gives MKTINNPKCWTDLSAPVTNKMVHWPGEPEVSVCKLFDMNKGGPANVTTLSMSAHTGTHMDAPLHFVKNGKDISMFPLDLMIGPARVIEIKHDRFIPLEEVKQYEINPTERVIFKTKNSLSEWAKQEFKRDYVYLSSEAAQYLKEKKISIVGIDYISIGGKNNGKEVHQTLLGNNIWIIEGLFLKDVIPGLYEMICMPVKIKDSDGAPARVIIRKI, from the coding sequence ATGAAGACAATAAATAACCCAAAGTGCTGGACTGATCTATCTGCTCCAGTGACAAATAAAATGGTTCATTGGCCAGGAGAACCTGAAGTTTCGGTTTGTAAACTTTTTGACATGAACAAAGGTGGGCCAGCCAACGTTACCACCCTTTCAATGAGTGCTCATACGGGAACTCATATGGATGCTCCCTTACATTTTGTAAAAAATGGAAAAGATATATCTATGTTTCCTTTAGATCTGATGATAGGACCTGCACGGGTTATAGAAATCAAACACGACAGATTTATCCCACTCGAAGAAGTAAAGCAATATGAGATCAATCCTACTGAAAGGGTAATTTTCAAAACTAAAAATTCTTTATCTGAATGGGCTAAGCAAGAGTTTAAGAGAGATTACGTTTATCTTTCTTCAGAAGCTGCTCAATACCTTAAGGAGAAAAAAATATCTATTGTCGGAATAGATTATATATCTATAGGAGGAAAGAATAACGGAAAAGAAGTACATCAAACATTGTTAGGAAACAACATATGGATCATCGAAGGTCTGTTTTTAAAAGATGTTATTCCGGGCTTGTATGAAATGATTTGCATGCCCGTCAAAATAAAAGATTCTGACGGAGCACCTGCAAGAGTGATTATAAGAAAAATATGA
- a CDS encoding GNAT family N-acetyltransferase, translating to MEITFRNVSDDDYVYVINNLNSWWDGRAMASMLPRLFFKYFNDTGFVAVADGRVLGFIIGFFSQENHRDAYVHFVGVDPGYRNYKIGKRLYDFFVDRVQGAGVEKIYCVTSPFNKNSIAFHKRIGFEIMPGSNKTVDGIDFFSNYDGDGEDRVLFVKHLV from the coding sequence ATGGAAATAACTTTTAGAAATGTTTCAGATGATGATTATGTGTATGTCATCAATAATCTAAACAGCTGGTGGGATGGAAGAGCGATGGCTAGTATGCTTCCTCGTTTATTTTTTAAATATTTTAATGATACAGGTTTTGTTGCTGTTGCAGATGGAAGAGTACTAGGTTTTATTATTGGATTTTTCAGTCAGGAAAATCATAGAGATGCATATGTACATTTTGTAGGAGTAGATCCCGGATATAGAAATTATAAAATTGGAAAGAGGTTGTATGACTTCTTTGTCGATAGGGTACAAGGGGCTGGTGTGGAAAAAATCTATTGTGTAACCTCTCCCTTTAATAAAAACTCAATTGCGTTTCACAAAAGAATTGGTTTTGAAATAATGCCAGGAAGCAATAAGACCGTCGATGGCATAGATTTTTTCAGTAACTACGATGGAGACGGAGAAGACAGAGTTTTATTCGTAAAACACCTGGTCTGA
- a CDS encoding putative sensor domain DACNV-containing protein: MSKKTTYKAASSVAKTIEKHFAHQLSAARMRGDTNLAAEPTVKMVETMIDTAFWASLRREEGNSTKISIAFLPPEQVGVPILFEQKMAFTAFHLTKLSLGVERPGVHLGVWHENDQLYIWGTTLKIPNLCFVLDVSEPGILVIKHRRVHGFGKFANVAVLIGDQVKIIDENSANHPDCPELLKYLLGYTVPHSWSDSMNVLVQLAVSMRAHRHGGSLLVVPSVNDDWRKSILHPIKYSIAPPYSGLSDLMSKDVDVRSEVIWQGALRTEVETLAGLTAVDGATIINDKYELYAFGAKIGRSVGNARVDKVYMSEPIVGGGAIMINPSNTGGTRHLSAAQFVYDQKNALAFVASQDGHFTIFTWSPTEEVVQAHKIDTLLL, from the coding sequence ATGAGTAAAAAAACAACATATAAGGCTGCATCATCGGTAGCAAAAACCATTGAGAAACATTTTGCCCATCAACTTTCTGCTGCCCGAATGAGAGGAGATACTAATCTTGCCGCAGAGCCGACTGTGAAAATGGTAGAGACAATGATTGATACGGCATTCTGGGCAAGTTTGAGAAGGGAGGAAGGTAATTCCACCAAAATTTCCATTGCATTTTTGCCACCGGAGCAGGTGGGTGTACCAATTCTTTTCGAACAGAAGATGGCGTTTACCGCATTTCATCTTACAAAATTGTCCTTAGGAGTAGAACGTCCCGGGGTACATTTGGGAGTGTGGCATGAAAATGATCAGTTGTATATCTGGGGAACGACGCTTAAGATTCCGAATCTTTGCTTTGTGCTTGATGTAAGTGAACCAGGGATATTGGTTATCAAACACAGAAGGGTACATGGTTTTGGTAAATTTGCCAACGTTGCTGTCCTTATTGGAGATCAGGTCAAAATCATTGATGAAAACAGCGCCAATCATCCTGATTGTCCTGAACTTTTAAAATATCTTTTGGGCTATACAGTTCCTCATTCCTGGAGTGATTCAATGAATGTGCTGGTTCAGTTGGCCGTTTCGATGAGAGCACATCGTCATGGCGGTTCTCTTCTTGTAGTTCCTTCTGTAAATGATGACTGGCGAAAGTCGATTTTGCATCCAATTAAATATTCCATTGCTCCGCCTTATTCAGGTCTTTCGGATCTCATGAGTAAGGATGTAGATGTGCGTTCGGAAGTAATTTGGCAAGGAGCTTTGCGTACTGAGGTTGAAACCCTTGCTGGTTTAACTGCTGTAGATGGAGCAACTATTATTAATGATAAATATGAACTCTATGCTTTTGGTGCTAAAATAGGAAGGTCTGTTGGTAATGCCAGAGTGGATAAGGTTTATATGAGTGAGCCTATTGTCGGAGGAGGAGCAATTATGATTAATCCATCCAATACAGGTGGAACAAGACATCTTTCAGCAGCTCAGTTTGTCTATGATCAGAAAAACGCTTTAGCTTTTGTTGCTTCTCAGGATGGACACTTTACTATTTTTACCTGGTCGCCAACTGAAGAAGTTGTTCAGGCGCATAAGATTGATACCCTGTTGTTGTAG
- a CDS encoding LamG-like jellyroll fold domain-containing protein, which translates to MKKLLLSLPLLVGALTTNAQSLNFDGIDDYVQTNNNITIGNPSTIEVWVNINTPGDWDGIITSSTVVTDNSVPFIQLTMTSEGILRHEIHAIPLSEGLPVTKSYLGATELPGAWHHIAVSIDGANIKLYVDGNIEGDYTDEDLLLLTENPVVSPILIGGERNLNNFLDGTMDEVKIWNVSRTEAQIQEDMDYKPVVPQESLIAYYDFNDGRPNENNNESTTLTDVSGNENSGTLNNFTLAGTSSNWIDDSGKGALITGNSSSVNIQTISIHPNPATDVFYLQKDIALDNATIEVYDMTGQRVLSENIQNNVTSINLSNLNNSVYQVRVMNNNKVIYQNRVVKQ; encoded by the coding sequence ATGAAGAAACTTTTACTATCATTGCCACTTTTAGTAGGCGCATTAACTACCAATGCTCAATCCCTTAATTTTGATGGAATCGATGACTATGTTCAGACAAACAATAATATCACCATTGGCAACCCATCAACTATAGAAGTATGGGTAAACATAAACACCCCAGGCGATTGGGACGGAATTATTACAAGTTCAACAGTAGTAACTGATAATAGTGTCCCCTTTATACAACTGACAATGACATCCGAGGGGATACTAAGGCACGAGATCCATGCAATTCCATTATCTGAAGGATTACCTGTAACAAAATCTTATTTGGGAGCAACTGAACTGCCCGGTGCATGGCATCACATTGCTGTAAGCATAGATGGAGCAAACATAAAGTTATACGTAGATGGCAATATCGAAGGCGACTATACTGATGAAGACCTTCTTCTTCTGACTGAAAATCCTGTTGTCAGCCCTATCCTAATCGGAGGAGAAAGAAATCTGAATAATTTTCTTGATGGAACCATGGACGAAGTAAAGATCTGGAATGTAAGCCGCACAGAAGCTCAAATTCAGGAAGATATGGATTACAAACCTGTTGTTCCACAAGAATCTTTAATCGCTTACTATGATTTTAATGATGGAAGACCTAACGAAAATAACAACGAGAGTACCACTTTGACCGACGTTTCCGGGAATGAGAATAGCGGAACGTTAAATAATTTCACACTTGCAGGTACAAGCTCAAACTGGATAGATGATTCAGGCAAGGGTGCTTTAATAACAGGCAATAGTTCATCTGTAAATATTCAGACTATCAGCATACATCCTAATCCGGCAACAGATGTATTCTACTTACAAAAAGACATAGCCCTTGATAATGCTACTATTGAAGTATATGATATGACAGGACAAAGAGTATTGTCTGAGAATATACAGAACAATGTAACAAGCATAAACCTAAGCAACCTGAATAATTCCGTTTATCAGGTTCGTGTTATGAACAACAATAAAGTTATTTACCAAAACCGTGTGGTAAAGCAATAA
- a CDS encoding T9SS type A sorting domain-containing protein, with product MLNPFKFDKRFILVYVFFYAIIIHTKIYGQSFSFSNLKGVTVLNPTSLQFGPDGKLYVSQQDGIVQVFTIQKNGPKDYTAIATEKIDLVKKIPNHNDDGSLLAQTAGKRQTTGLLVAGTAESPLVYVTSSDYRMGAASAGDMNLCTNSGILSKLYKEGNVWKKIDLVRGLPRSEENHAPNGMQLHDGKIIMIVGGFTNAGAPSMTFTYISEYALSAAVLSIDLSAIEAMPLKIDESGQNPYRYDIPTLDDPTRPNKPDGTDVNDPWGGNNGLNQAKIVPNGPVQIFATGFRAAYDILITKSAIRKGRIYSIDNGANRTWGGYPVLEQDGVSYTNKYPEGEPGSSAVENLDGLEYIGHIDSYIPGSYYAGHPNPIRANPKNAGWHSVYGDHKGWRNDNSDTSLPLPVDWPPVPLDMANPQEGEFHNPGTAKDKGLIYFNTSTNGLCEYTYSKNPLYGDILAACFDGTIARIKLDDAGNVLNSKTANRVNLDKPFASGFGDKPLDIIAQGDDEPFEGTVWIATYGSHLITILEPEDVVCTGDTTDQVLDDDHDGFSNYEESISGTDPCNAVDKPSDTDNDGISDNYDEDDDNDNVKDILDLYALDSQNGLTTAIPTHYNLFNNDPGTGLFGLGFTGLMSNGVDAYNKLFDPDKIIAGGAVGALTVEEIPEGDAAGPLNTQKYAFQFGVNVDKNTGPFLIKAGILPNYFNGVTPVDYQSQGAFMGYGDQDNYIKIVYNSNGGKGGIQVLREANGTSNSFQKDLPEGGVQSKLITFYFAVDPSSGMVFPKYEVNKNIYSFDPIETTGRLLGAIQKSDTALAVGIIATSNGSGKTFSATWDYIEVVPGIVSSISKWHDGNKSININLYPNPSRDLVNININEEGGKRYTIKIYNNLSQMISEKAIYFDSNLKDYSIPVSDYPEGVYYFQVIPEGADHSATLKFIKN from the coding sequence ATGTTAAATCCATTCAAATTTGACAAAAGATTTATACTCGTATATGTATTTTTCTATGCTATAATTATACATACAAAAATATATGGACAAAGCTTTTCTTTCAGTAATCTAAAAGGAGTTACTGTATTAAACCCAACATCATTACAGTTTGGGCCAGATGGAAAATTATATGTCAGTCAGCAGGACGGCATTGTCCAGGTTTTTACTATCCAAAAGAATGGACCTAAAGACTATACTGCTATTGCAACCGAAAAAATAGATCTTGTTAAAAAAATCCCTAACCACAATGATGATGGGTCGCTATTGGCGCAAACAGCAGGTAAACGGCAGACTACAGGCCTATTGGTTGCAGGAACAGCAGAGTCTCCATTAGTTTATGTAACTTCCAGTGATTATAGAATGGGAGCAGCCTCAGCAGGAGATATGAATCTCTGTACTAATTCAGGAATACTATCTAAGCTTTATAAAGAAGGAAATGTCTGGAAAAAAATTGATCTAGTAAGAGGACTTCCCAGATCAGAGGAAAATCATGCTCCCAATGGCATGCAACTTCATGATGGGAAAATAATCATGATTGTGGGAGGCTTTACGAATGCGGGAGCTCCATCAATGACTTTTACCTATATCAGTGAATACGCCCTTTCTGCAGCTGTATTATCAATCGACCTGAGTGCAATAGAAGCTATGCCACTTAAAATCGATGAAAGTGGTCAGAACCCATATAGATATGACATTCCCACACTTGATGATCCAACCAGACCCAATAAACCTGATGGAACTGATGTGAATGATCCCTGGGGAGGAAACAACGGGCTCAACCAGGCAAAGATTGTCCCCAATGGTCCTGTACAAATATTTGCTACAGGTTTCAGGGCTGCTTATGATATATTAATAACTAAATCAGCCATAAGAAAAGGCAGAATATATAGCATTGACAATGGAGCAAACAGAACATGGGGAGGTTATCCTGTCCTGGAGCAAGATGGAGTTTCATATACCAATAAATACCCAGAAGGAGAGCCTGGATCAAGTGCAGTTGAAAATCTTGATGGATTGGAATATATAGGACATATAGACAGTTATATTCCAGGATCCTATTACGCAGGACATCCGAACCCTATCAGAGCTAACCCGAAAAATGCAGGGTGGCATTCTGTATACGGAGATCATAAAGGATGGAGAAATGATAATTCAGATACAAGTCTTCCCTTACCTGTTGACTGGCCTCCTGTACCTTTAGATATGGCTAATCCCCAAGAAGGTGAGTTTCACAATCCGGGTACAGCAAAAGACAAAGGACTAATCTACTTCAACACTTCTACAAATGGACTATGCGAATACACTTACTCTAAAAATCCGCTTTACGGTGATATTCTTGCAGCCTGCTTCGACGGCACTATAGCACGGATAAAGCTTGATGACGCAGGCAATGTATTAAATAGTAAAACAGCAAACAGAGTTAATCTTGACAAGCCTTTTGCAAGTGGATTCGGAGACAAACCTCTGGATATAATTGCTCAGGGCGACGATGAGCCTTTTGAAGGGACAGTGTGGATTGCAACTTACGGATCTCACCTCATTACAATCCTTGAACCAGAAGATGTCGTTTGTACAGGGGATACAACAGATCAAGTCTTAGATGACGACCACGATGGTTTTTCAAACTATGAAGAAAGCATTAGCGGAACAGACCCTTGTAATGCCGTTGACAAACCATCTGATACAGACAATGATGGAATAAGCGACAACTATGATGAAGATGATGACAATGATAACGTCAAAGATATTCTCGACTTATATGCTTTAGATTCTCAAAACGGTCTCACTACTGCTATCCCTACCCATTATAATTTATTTAACAATGACCCAGGTACAGGTCTCTTCGGATTAGGCTTTACAGGACTTATGAGCAATGGAGTAGATGCATACAACAAACTCTTTGATCCGGATAAAATAATTGCGGGTGGAGCTGTTGGTGCATTAACAGTTGAAGAGATTCCGGAAGGCGATGCTGCCGGGCCACTCAATACACAAAAATATGCTTTCCAGTTCGGAGTCAACGTTGACAAGAATACCGGACCATTCCTAATTAAAGCAGGGATATTACCGAATTACTTTAATGGTGTTACCCCAGTAGATTATCAATCACAGGGAGCCTTTATGGGATATGGGGATCAGGATAATTATATAAAAATTGTTTATAATTCAAATGGAGGCAAAGGAGGTATTCAGGTATTGAGAGAAGCAAATGGTACAAGCAATTCCTTTCAGAAAGACCTTCCTGAAGGGGGCGTACAATCAAAGCTTATTACTTTCTACTTTGCAGTAGATCCATCATCTGGTATGGTATTTCCCAAGTATGAGGTTAACAAAAATATCTATAGCTTTGATCCTATTGAGACAACAGGTAGACTGCTCGGTGCAATTCAAAAAAGTGACACCGCTCTTGCTGTAGGTATTATTGCTACATCAAACGGATCAGGAAAGACTTTCAGTGCAACATGGGACTATATAGAAGTAGTACCGGGAATTGTTTCTTCAATATCAAAATGGCATGATGGAAATAAGTCAATCAATATCAACTTATACCCTAACCCTTCCAGAGATTTAGTTAACATAAATATTAATGAAGAAGGTGGTAAAAGATATACGATAAAGATATATAATAATCTTAGTCAGATGATATCAGAGAAAGCTATCTACTTTGATTCGAATTTAAAAGATTATTCTATACCTGTATCTGACTATCCAGAGGGAGTTTATTACTTCCAGGTAATACCTGAAGGTGCTGATCACTCTGCAACACTCAAATTCATTAAAAATTAA
- the asnA gene encoding aspartate--ammonia ligase produces the protein MLNHLFIPKNYDPILNLKKTEKAIKLIKDTFEHQLASELRLRRVTAPLFVLKGTGINDDLNGIERPVTFPIKFMKETPAEIVHSLAKWKRMMLAKLEFPTGFGLYTDMNAIRPDEDLDNIHSLYVDQWDWERVMSDNDRDINFLKKTVTQIYTAMKRTEYLLCEEYPELNPELPEHIHFIHSEELLEKYPDLSSKEKEDRIAKEYGAVFIIGIGGALKNGQKHDGRAPDYDDWSTESENGFKGLNGDIVVWNSVLQRSFELSSMGIRVNKTALKKQLEIAGCENRADLMWHKMLLNGELPQSIGGGIGQSRLCMYLLKKAHIGEVQSSIWPDEMVEECRKHNINII, from the coding sequence ATGCTGAATCACCTTTTTATACCCAAAAACTACGATCCAATCCTTAATCTTAAAAAGACAGAAAAAGCTATCAAGCTTATCAAGGATACTTTTGAACATCAGTTAGCCTCAGAATTAAGACTCAGAAGGGTTACTGCTCCTTTATTCGTCCTTAAAGGAACAGGCATTAATGATGACCTGAATGGAATTGAAAGGCCAGTTACCTTCCCAATAAAATTCATGAAAGAGACTCCTGCTGAAATAGTTCATTCGCTTGCGAAATGGAAAAGGATGATGCTGGCTAAATTGGAATTTCCTACAGGTTTCGGACTTTATACTGACATGAACGCCATCCGTCCTGATGAAGATCTTGACAATATTCACTCTCTTTATGTTGACCAATGGGACTGGGAAAGGGTAATGTCGGACAATGACAGGGATATCAATTTCCTTAAAAAGACAGTTACTCAGATTTATACTGCAATGAAGCGTACTGAATATCTGCTATGCGAAGAATATCCAGAATTAAATCCGGAGCTTCCTGAGCATATTCATTTTATTCATAGCGAAGAGTTATTGGAAAAATATCCTGACTTAAGCTCTAAAGAAAAAGAAGACAGAATTGCAAAAGAGTATGGTGCTGTATTTATTATCGGGATTGGAGGAGCTTTAAAGAATGGTCAGAAACACGATGGAAGAGCCCCGGATTACGACGATTGGAGCACAGAATCTGAAAACGGATTCAAAGGATTAAACGGAGATATCGTTGTCTGGAACTCCGTTTTACAAAGATCATTTGAATTATCTTCAATGGGCATCAGAGTAAATAAAACAGCATTGAAAAAGCAATTGGAGATTGCCGGCTGTGAGAACCGAGCAGACCTCATGTGGCACAAAATGCTTCTTAACGGAGAACTTCCACAAAGTATCGGAGGTGGAATAGGTCAGTCAAGACTATGTATGTATCTTTTAAAGAAAGCGCATATAGGAGAAGTTCAATCAAGCATATGGCCTGACGAGATGGTTGAGGAATGCAGAAAACATAATATCAATATTATATAG